The Punica granatum isolate Tunisia-2019 unplaced genomic scaffold, ASM765513v2 Contig00637, whole genome shotgun sequence DNA segment CAGGCTTTATAGAGGAGTATGCTAAGTAGATTTGGCATCCAGAAAATTGTGAGGAATTACAATGGGTTTGTTGATGAAAGGCAGGGTTTGTTTGATGAAAGGCAAGAAACTAGATTCTGTGGCTCTACATTTACTTTGGACATGCTACATCTATCAAATTTGATGGGAAATGAATGATTGTGTTTTTCAACAAAAGAGTAGCACCATCTCTTCCATCTTGCAGCAGATAATAAGACCTGTAAAGTTTTGAGTGCGATCTATTCCTAATGTACATGCTCAGCTCAGGTATTTGTTAGCTGCTAgaagttttgaattttgatatatataatcttaatAATTCTTAAAAGTTTTCTCCGGAGAAGTGTAAGTTGTACAATCCTTTTGATTAATGAAATACaccacttatccaaaaaaaagtgttgaaCTTATTTATTGAGAAAGTATATCATACTTCAATGATAGTTACTTGAAATAATGGAATGAACATTACCTTTGAggtttttttgcttttttctttctttttttcccagGGTATGCGCTTTGGTATTCGGCTAGTCAAGCTGGGTTTGAtccactaagaggtaaaaccCTCACAACGtcgattttcttcattcacaatactcgaattCGAGATGTtaattaagggaaacaaaTACTGAAACAGTGATGCACGGATTCTGATAATTTGTTTACTGATCCTAACAAGATTTTGGATCAGGGCTTTGTTTGTATACATGTTTTTTGTATTAAGGATATATGCCGAAATAACTGACTAATGCACTGTCACCCCCAGTTTAGTACCCATGGTTTTTTGAAAACTTGGAACTAACACCAGCCTCACTTGACCTCCacaacattaattaattaactccATAATGGTCTATCTTGGAGGGCTCCCTCCAGCAATATTCTTTTGACCTACTCTTTTTCCCAAACTGATAAAGTTCATCTGCACAAGCAAATTTCATCCTTTGGCGCAATACAATTTCTGGTTATAATCTAAGTATCTACTGACCAATTAGATCGAAAATCTCTGCAAATCTCTTACATATGATAGTGCAGTAGTTCCTAGCTCTTAATTTGTAATTACTTAAATCCGATTTTGGTGAGGCACGAGCATAACGAACCTATTGGTGTTTATTTCCCTTTTAAATACAACATTACGCCATCTATGAGGACTATGTGTGGGCCCAATTTGAGTGAAATCAAAGGTTGTCGAGTCCTGAAGCGTGTTTGGCAGATAATGTCATGATATGCTAACTCTGGTTTTCCAGAGCAAACTGCCACACAATAATATTACTTTTACATCTGATATGGCCCAATTGGTCGAGATAACAATGTCCCAAATTCAAGCCTTTTCCTGTTGTGCATGAGCCTATATAAAGCCAACAACTCCAAAGTGATCTCATTCAAAATTACGGAGTCGTTCACTAACCAAGACACGTTGAGGAACATGCAAAAATGGTCTTCCAGTACTTAGTTGGAGGAGCTACTGTCGTGGCCTCTTTGTTTCTTGGATATGTTTTTCTGCATAATTCGAGAAGAGGGAAAAGTCGCAGAGATTCCACGAAGATTCAGAGAGATGGGCTTGTCGCGGGTGAAGGGGGGGCCGACGTTATCATTGTTGGAGCgggagttgtcgggtcttctCTAGCTTATGCTCTTGGGAAGGTAAACCACTCCTTTCCATACTCGAGGATTAGTATTAGTACGTGCTGGTCTCATTGGAATCGACGATGTGTGTCTTTTATGTTAGTAATATGCGGAAGAATCCTAATAAGTCACACattttgcttttatatatacttgTTTAGGATGGGCAAAGAGTGCATCTGCTCGAAAGAGACCTGTCCGAGCCCGACAGAATAGTTGGCGAGCTTCTGCAACCTGGAGGGTATCTCAAATTAGTCGAGTTGGGTCTTGAAGGTAATCGAGCAGCAAGAACTTTTggcattttaattaattgttctAATGCACTTTTGTTTGTGCTGCGGTTTATCCCTGCTGCTGCGCAGGATTGTTTTGGTTTGATATGTTAAAGACAATGTTTCAGATTGTGTTAAGGAAATCGATGCGCAGCAAGTCTTTGGGTATGCCCTGTTCAAGGATGGCAAGAAGACGAGGATCCCGTACCCGCTAGAGAATTTCCCATCAGATGTTGCCGGAAGAAGCTTCCATCACGGGAGATTTATCTGTAGATTGAGAGAAAAGGCTTCCTCTCTTCCCAAGTACTTATCCTATGACAAACGTTTTACATTCGGTCCAATCGTGTCATCCTCCCCCTCCAGAATTACCATCTCATGGGTTGATTTGCAGTGTAAAAATGGAACAAGGTACGGTAACTTCTCTGCTCGAAGAAAATGGGATGATCAAAGGCGTGCGTTACAAGACCCAAATTGATGCGGAGCTCACCGCACATGCAGCCTTGACAGTAGTCTGCGATGGTTGTTTCTCAAATCTCAGACGGTCTCTCTGCAATCCCAAGGTAGGGTCTATTCATTTCCGTCATTGTTATTACAGAACATACATTTGCTAATGATGCTGACTGATAACAGGTCGAGGTGCCTTCGTGTTTTGTTGGGTTAGTACTAGAGAACTGTCAGCTTCCATTTCCTAACCATGGCCACGTTATCCTCGCGGACCCTTCACCGATCCTGTTCTACCCCATCAGCAGCAGTGAGATTCGATGCCTAGTTGATGTTCCAGGCAAGACAGTGCCTTCTGTCTCTAACGGGGAAATGGCAAGTTACTTGAAGACTGTAGTTGCTCCGCAGGTACTGAAAAAACAATCTTTCATTCTGTTGAACGATATGCATGACATGCCTTATCAGACACCTTTATGCTTCCAGGGAAGTCGATGACTATGACATAACATAGGATTCTTTCCGTGGATGAATAACCTTTTAGGAATTGCAGTAGATAACTAGGAATTGCTGGACCAGGATGGGTTCATTTTAGGATAGAAGAAACGAACACTTCACTTGACTGGACATTTTATCGTGCTTCAGATACCTGCCGAACTTTATGCTTCCTTCCTATCGGCTATTGAGAAAGGAAGTATCAGACCAATGGCCAATAGAAGTATGCCTGCCGATCCTCGTCCGACCCCTGGAGCCCTTCTGATGGGTGACGCGTTCAATATGCGCCACCCTTTGACTGGTGGAGGAATGACTGTGGCATTATCTGATGTTGTGGTGCTCCGTGACCTGTTGAAGCCTCTGAGAGATTTCAAGGACTCGTCTGCCCTCTGTGCATATCTAGAATCCTTCTATACTCTCCGAAAAGTAAGACTAACTGTTCAATCTCCTGCTGGCCTATCTCAATGTTTAAGTAGATGGAAACTTGCATGGTAAGTCCTGTTTCTCTCTGTTGTAGCCTGTGGCGTCGACTATAAATACATTAGCAGGAGCACTTTACAAGGTTTTCTGCGCATCTCCTGATCCTGCGAGAAAGGAAATGCGGCAAGCATGCTTTGACTACTTAAGCCTGGGAGGGATATTCTCAACCGGCCCCGTGGCTCTTCTCTCGGGTCTGAATCCTCGTCCCTTGAGTTTGGTTCTCCACTTCTTTGCCGTGGCTATTTATGGTGTTTGGTGCCTAGTATTTCCATTACCGTCCCTAAAACGTGCATATACTGGAGCTAGATTGATCTCGGTAAGCACCTATCCTATAACTTCCATCACCGGCTTGAATTGGAGATAGATATCAACATTCTTTTCTTGTCTATTGTTGCTATGTTCTGATTTTCTGGGCAATGATACTATTTTCAGGGCGCATCGAGCATCATATGTCCTATAATCAGAGCTGAAGGGGTCAGGCAGATGTTCTTTCCTTTCACCATAGCAGCATATTACCGAGTTCCACCTGCCATTTGAAGCACGTTTCCAATAAGTCAGAGAAAATGTTTCTTCTCATGTAATTCTTTTTCATGGTAAGGTCTTCTTGTGTAATTCTAATCTACTTAGATCATTCCGAGTGATTGTCTACCATTTTCAGAAACGAATCTGAaagtaagtatatatatatatatatatatatatatatatagtccgttaaaatatatatagtctaCCGATCTGTTGGCGGCCTCTATCACGCCTGAGCCCTGGGTACAGGTCTTGGGACTTCGACAGCTTATTGTTGTACTTGTATGTCTGGTTATATGTCGGGATATATATTCAATACACACTGTAATAATGAGATCGGCTACTTCAATGAGCTACACCTAATTTGGAAAATATAAGCATGAGATACACCATTATtggtatacatatatagagcTTTGAGGTCCTTGCAGGAAAAAGTcctgcatatatataccaaCGAATTAAACTGAACAAGAAACCATCTAAAGAAATGGAAGCAGGTCTTGTTCTCATCCCTCATTAAACCACGTGTAAGTGccatgttttttttccttttttttgtggATAAGTGAAGgcctttcctttcccctttttttttttatagaaacaATTGTTCCACCTTTAACTATCTCAATCTCATCCCACccaattaccaaaaaaataaaaattttaaaaagtctcATCCCACGCAAAGCCACATGTAGATCccgcattttttttcttttatctttttttttgggtttttgacttttttttaactatcTATCTATTcattgacctttttttttgtaaacatgatattaatgaaatatataaatattaaaaatcttAAAACCAAAAAACTCCTTAAATTGATTAGAACATGTCCCTATTTGGACCAAGGGGGCGAGTACGCCTCTCTTTTTAAACTTCCACAagtgtttttattttctttataaacaaaataaagatGAAACAAAgagaacaataaaaataaatattggtATAGTGGTAGCGCGTTCTTATTGAATGGAGATATAATATACATCTTTATTTATGTATTAACTACAAGACCATCTTGAATTTAataacttatttttattttgaaaagaatCTATTAGACTTAGATGTTTGTATACATACACGGTAAAGAGGTAGTCGAGAGTttaaatgatgatgatgatgatatatatatat contains these protein-coding regions:
- the LOC116191952 gene encoding squalene monooxygenase SE1-like, yielding MVFQYLVGGATVVASLFLGYVFLHNSRRGKSRRDSTKIQRDGLVAGEGGADVIIVGAGVVGSSLAYALGKDGQRVHLLERDLSEPDRIVGELLQPGGYLKLVELGLEDCVKEIDAQQVFGYALFKDGKKTRIPYPLENFPSDVAGRSFHHGRFICRLREKASSLPNVKMEQGTVTSLLEENGMIKGVRYKTQIDAELTAHAALTVVCDGCFSNLRRSLCNPKVEVPSCFVGLVLENCQLPFPNHGHVILADPSPILFYPISSSEIRCLVDVPGKTVPSVSNGEMASYLKTVVAPQIPAELYASFLSAIEKGSIRPMANRSMPADPRPTPGALLMGDAFNMRHPLTGGGMTVALSDVVVLRDLLKPLRDFKDSSALCAYLESFYTLRKPVASTINTLAGALYKVFCASPDPARKEMRQACFDYLSLGGIFSTGPVALLSGLNPRPLSLVLHFFAVAIYGVWCLVFPLPSLKRAYTGARLISGASSIICPIIRAEGVRQMFFPFTIAAYYRVPPAI